A window of the Hordeum vulgare subsp. vulgare chromosome 5H, MorexV3_pseudomolecules_assembly, whole genome shotgun sequence genome harbors these coding sequences:
- the LOC123399851 gene encoding beta-glucosidase 32-like isoform X1, with protein sequence MPMVSPFPVAVAIMLLAAVSAPRHASALTRHDFPEGFVLGAGTSAYQVEGAAAEDGRKPSIWDTFTHQGHSSDGSTGDVSADQYHLYKEDVKLMHKMGLDAYRFSISWPRLIPDGRRQINPKGLEYYNNLIDELILYGIQPHVTIYHFDLPQVLQDEYGGLLSPRFIEDYTAYANVCFKSFGDRVKHWVTVNEPNIEPIGGYDNGSQPPRRCSYPFGADCAGGNSSTEPYIAAHHLLLAHASAVSLYREKYKAAQGGQIGITLLGWWHEPASNTTQDAAAAMRMNDFHIGWFMHPLVYGDYPPVMRSRVGGRLPALPAPESGKVRGSFDFIGFNHYLIMRVRSIDTSSGQEPRDYYVDAAVQNPAADITTGKVETAPWSLRKLLEHLKLNYGNPPVWIHENGYADAPSKDDDDEDRTEFLQDYLETLYLSIRNGSNARGYFVWSFLDVFEFLFGYRLRFGLCGVDMGDAARTRYLRSSARWYSGFLAGGELRPAARPHKSYVR encoded by the exons ATGCCCATGGTTTCCCCAttccccgtcgccgtcgccattATGCTCTTGGCCGCTGTCTCGGCGCCGAGACACGCCTCGGCGCTCACCCGCCATGACTTCCCCGAGGGGTTTGTCTTGGGCGCAGGCACCTCCGCCTACCAG GTGGAAGGCGCGGCTGCAGAGGACGGGAGGAAGCCCAGCATCTGGGACACCTTCACCCACCAAG GCCACTCGTCTGACGGGTCCACCGGAGATGTTTCAGCAGACCAGTACCATCTTTACAAG GAAGACGTAAAGCTTATGCACAAGATGGGTCTGGACGCGTACAGATTCTCCATTTCTTGGCCCCGGCTTATTCCTG ATGGAAGACGACAGATAAACCCAAAAGGCTTGGAATACTACAACAATTTGATAGATGAGCTGATACTATATG GAATTCAGCCTCATGTCACCATCTACCATTTTGATCTTCCTCAGGTCCTGCAGGATGAGTACGGTGGACTACTGAGCCCCAGATTCAT AGAAGATTACACCGCTTACGCGAACGTGTGCTTCAAGAGCTTCGGCGACAGAGTGAAGCACTGGGTAACCGTCAACGAGCCAAACATAGAGCCGATCGGCGGCTACGACAACGGCTCTCAACCTCCGCGCCGCTGCTCCTATCCGTTCGGCGCAGACTGCGCCGGAGGGAATTCTTCGACCGAGCCGTACATAGCAGCTCATCATCTCCTGCTTGCACACGCTTCGGCAGTGTCCCTGTACAGAGAGAAGTACAAG gcaGCGCAGGGAGGCCAGATAGGGATCACTCTGCTGGGCTGGTGGCATGAGCCTGCTTCTAACACGACTCAGGATGCAGCTGCTGCCATGAGGATGAATGACTTCCACATAGGATG GTTCATGCATCCGTTGGTGTATGGAGACTACCCTCCGGTGATGAGGAGCAGGGTAGGCGGTCGATTGCCGGCTCTACCGGCACCGGAGTCGGGCAAGGTGCGTGGATCGTTCGACTTCATCGGCTTCAACCACTACCTCATCATGCGTGTGCGATCTATCGACACCAGCTCCGGTCAGGAACCCAGGGACTACTACGTCGATGCAGCCGTCCAAA ATCCAGCAGCAGACATAACCACG GGTAAGGTGGAAACCGCTCCGTGGTCTCTGAGGAAGCTGCTGGAGCACCTGAAACTAAACTACGGGAACCCCCCCGTGTGGATCCATGAAAACG GATACGCAGACGCCCCgagcaaggacgacgacgacgaggacagaaCGGAATTCCTGCAGGATTACCTGGAGACCCTGTACCTGTCCATACG GAACGGGTCGAACGCGCGGGGATACTTCGTGTGGTCGTTCTTGGACGTGTTCGAGTTCCTCTTCGGCTACCGGCTGCGCTTCGGCCTGTGCGGCGTCGACATGGGCGACGCCGCGAGGACGAGGTACCTGAGGAGCTCGGCTCGCTGGTACTCCGGCTTCCTcgccggcggcgagctccggccggCTGCTCGGCCCCACAAGTCGTACGTCCGATGA
- the LOC123399851 gene encoding beta-glucosidase 32-like isoform X2, whose product MTGHSSDGSTGDVSADQYHLYKEDVKLMHKMGLDAYRFSISWPRLIPDGRRQINPKGLEYYNNLIDELILYGIQPHVTIYHFDLPQVLQDEYGGLLSPRFIEDYTAYANVCFKSFGDRVKHWVTVNEPNIEPIGGYDNGSQPPRRCSYPFGADCAGGNSSTEPYIAAHHLLLAHASAVSLYREKYKAAQGGQIGITLLGWWHEPASNTTQDAAAAMRMNDFHIGWFMHPLVYGDYPPVMRSRVGGRLPALPAPESGKVRGSFDFIGFNHYLIMRVRSIDTSSGQEPRDYYVDAAVQNPAADITTGKVETAPWSLRKLLEHLKLNYGNPPVWIHENGYADAPSKDDDDEDRTEFLQDYLETLYLSIRNGSNARGYFVWSFLDVFEFLFGYRLRFGLCGVDMGDAARTRYLRSSARWYSGFLAGGELRPAARPHKSYVR is encoded by the exons ATGACAGGCCACTCGTCTGACGGGTCCACCGGAGATGTTTCAGCAGACCAGTACCATCTTTACAAG GAAGACGTAAAGCTTATGCACAAGATGGGTCTGGACGCGTACAGATTCTCCATTTCTTGGCCCCGGCTTATTCCTG ATGGAAGACGACAGATAAACCCAAAAGGCTTGGAATACTACAACAATTTGATAGATGAGCTGATACTATATG GAATTCAGCCTCATGTCACCATCTACCATTTTGATCTTCCTCAGGTCCTGCAGGATGAGTACGGTGGACTACTGAGCCCCAGATTCAT AGAAGATTACACCGCTTACGCGAACGTGTGCTTCAAGAGCTTCGGCGACAGAGTGAAGCACTGGGTAACCGTCAACGAGCCAAACATAGAGCCGATCGGCGGCTACGACAACGGCTCTCAACCTCCGCGCCGCTGCTCCTATCCGTTCGGCGCAGACTGCGCCGGAGGGAATTCTTCGACCGAGCCGTACATAGCAGCTCATCATCTCCTGCTTGCACACGCTTCGGCAGTGTCCCTGTACAGAGAGAAGTACAAG gcaGCGCAGGGAGGCCAGATAGGGATCACTCTGCTGGGCTGGTGGCATGAGCCTGCTTCTAACACGACTCAGGATGCAGCTGCTGCCATGAGGATGAATGACTTCCACATAGGATG GTTCATGCATCCGTTGGTGTATGGAGACTACCCTCCGGTGATGAGGAGCAGGGTAGGCGGTCGATTGCCGGCTCTACCGGCACCGGAGTCGGGCAAGGTGCGTGGATCGTTCGACTTCATCGGCTTCAACCACTACCTCATCATGCGTGTGCGATCTATCGACACCAGCTCCGGTCAGGAACCCAGGGACTACTACGTCGATGCAGCCGTCCAAA ATCCAGCAGCAGACATAACCACG GGTAAGGTGGAAACCGCTCCGTGGTCTCTGAGGAAGCTGCTGGAGCACCTGAAACTAAACTACGGGAACCCCCCCGTGTGGATCCATGAAAACG GATACGCAGACGCCCCgagcaaggacgacgacgacgaggacagaaCGGAATTCCTGCAGGATTACCTGGAGACCCTGTACCTGTCCATACG GAACGGGTCGAACGCGCGGGGATACTTCGTGTGGTCGTTCTTGGACGTGTTCGAGTTCCTCTTCGGCTACCGGCTGCGCTTCGGCCTGTGCGGCGTCGACATGGGCGACGCCGCGAGGACGAGGTACCTGAGGAGCTCGGCTCGCTGGTACTCCGGCTTCCTcgccggcggcgagctccggccggCTGCTCGGCCCCACAAGTCGTACGTCCGATGA
- the LOC123399850 gene encoding beta-glucosidase 31-like, with protein sequence MMAAAKALFLLLLAVASPAAAAITKRDFPPGFIFGTGSSAYQIEGAVAEDGRKPSIWDTFTHSGYSVDGSNADVTADQYHKYKEDVKLLSDMGVDAYRFSIAWPRLIPDGRGAVNPKGLEYYNNLIDELLAHGIQPHVTIYHFDFPQALQDEYNGMLSRKFVDDYTAYAEVCFKNFGDRVKYWSTVNEPNIEPIGGYDQGILPPRRCSFPFGVLSCDNGNSTTEPYIVAHHLLLAHASAASLYKEKYQAKQGGNIGLTLLGWWYEPATQTPDDIAAAERMNDFHIGWYMHPLVHGDYPPVMRKNVGSRLPSFTDEELKTVLGSFDFVGFNHYIAVYVKADLSKLNDELRDYMGDAAVKYDMPFLNSKNQLLFGLKKDFTPSTPWALNKMLGHLQLKYKNPVVMIHENGAASIADPSAGNAPDDEFRSQYLQDYIEATLESSRNGSNVRGYFVWSFLDVFEYLFGYRMGFGLYGVDFNSEERTRYQRHSAKWFTSFLRGGELRPVALPGNAYSQ encoded by the exons ATGATGGCGGCGGCGAAGGCGCTCTTTCTTCTTCTGCTCGCCGTGGCGTCTCCGGCTGCGGCGGCGATCACCAAGCGCGACTTCCCCCCGGGGTTCATCTTCGGCACCGGCTCCTCCGCTTACCAG ATTGAAGGTGCGGTTGCAGAGGACGGAAGAAAACCCAGCATCTGGGACACGTTCACCCACTCAG GCTACTCTGTCGATGGATCGAATGCCGATGTGACTGCAGATCAGTATCACAAGTACAAG GAAGATGTAAAGCTTTTGAGCGACATGGGCGTCGATGCGTACAGATTCTCCATTGCCTGGCCTCGCCTTATTCCCG ATGGCCGAGGAGCTGTCAATCCAAAGGGGCTGGAGTACTACAACAACCTTATCGATGAACTCCTGGCTCATG GAATCCAGCCTCACGTCACGATATATCATTTCGACTTCCCTCAGGCTCTTCAAGACGAATACAACGGGATGCTTAGTCGCAAATTCGT AGATGACTACACGGCGTATGCAGAAGTGTGCTTCAAGAACTTTGGCGATAGGGTGAAGTACTGGAGCACTGTCAATGAGCCAAACATTGAGCCGATTGGCGGATATGATCAGGGTATCCTCCCACCGCGGCGATGCTCATTCCCCTTCGGCGTCCTCAGTTGCGACAACGGCAACTCTACCACAGAGCCCTACATTGTAGCTCACCATCTTCTGCTTGCACATGCCTCAGCAGCGTCCCTGTATAAAGAGAAGTACCAG GCCAAGCAAGGAGGAAATATTGGGCTCACATTGCTCGGTTGGTGGTACGAGCCTGCGACACAAACACCTGATGATATAGCAGCAGCTGAAAGGATGAACGACTTTCACATTGGATG GTATATGCATCCGTTGGTGCACGGAGATTACCCGCCGGTGATGAGGAAGAATGTTGGGTCCAGGCTACCATCTTTCACTGACGAAGAACTGAAGACGGTGCTTGGATCTTTTGATTTTGTCGGATTTAACCACTACATTGCGGTATATGTGAAGGCTGATCTTAGCAAGCTGAACGATGAGCTGAGAGATTACATGGGTGATGCAGCAGTGAAATATGACA TGCCATTTTTGAACTCGAAGAACCAG CTCCTGTTTGGGTTGAAAAAAGATTTCACGCCATCGACACCATGGGCTCTGAACAAAATGCTGGGGCATCTGCAGCTCAAATACAAGAACCCTGTTGTGATGATCCACGAGAACG GAGCTGCTAGCATTGCGGATCCTTCTGCCGGGAACGCCCCCGACGACGAGTTCAGGTCGCAGTACCTGCAGGACTACATCGAGGCGACCCTCGAATCCAGCAG GAACGGGTCCAACGTGCGAGGCTACTTCGTGTGGTCGTTTCTGGACGTGTTCGAGTATCTGTTTGGCTACCGCATGGGCTTCGGCCTCTATGGCGTCGACTTCAACTCCGAGGAGAGGACGAGGTACCAGAGGCACTCCGCCAAGTGGTTCACCAGCTTCCTCCGTGGCGGCGAGCTCAGGCCGGTGGCTCTGCCTGGGAACGCCTACTCCCAGTGA